The Pseudomonas eucalypticola genome has a window encoding:
- a CDS encoding LysE family translocator: MNELIAVAAITILAVISPGPDFAMVTRNSYAYGRSIGLTAAFGIACGVQVHVFYTVLGIALVITHSPMLFMAMKALGAGYLIYLGWKSLTSKSSLQLGTATGPRPSAGKAFAMGFLTNALNPKTMLFVVATYSQVVQVSNSLAINFAYGLFMSFSHWLWFSFVALFFSAEALRQRMLDRQHIVDKVIGTILIGLGLSLVLPGMGR, translated from the coding sequence ATGAACGAATTAATAGCCGTAGCCGCGATCACTATCCTCGCGGTGATCAGCCCAGGTCCTGACTTCGCGATGGTCACCCGTAATAGTTACGCCTATGGGCGTAGCATCGGGCTCACGGCTGCTTTCGGCATTGCCTGCGGCGTGCAGGTGCATGTGTTCTATACCGTGCTCGGTATCGCTTTAGTCATTACCCATTCGCCAATGCTGTTCATGGCCATGAAAGCCCTCGGCGCGGGTTACTTGATCTATCTGGGCTGGAAGTCACTGACCAGCAAGTCATCCCTGCAACTGGGCACCGCCACCGGTCCGCGCCCCTCCGCTGGCAAGGCTTTCGCCATGGGCTTTTTGACCAATGCGCTAAACCCGAAAACCATGCTGTTCGTCGTGGCTACCTATAGCCAAGTTGTGCAAGTCAGCAACAGCCTGGCGATCAACTTCGCTTATGGACTGTTCATGTCGTTCTCGCACTGGCTCTGGTTCAGCTTCGTTGCCCTGTTCTTTTCAGCCGAGGCCCTGCGTCAACGCATGCTGGACAGGCAGCATATAGTCGACAAAGTGATCGGCACCATTCTGATCGGACTAGGCTTGAGCCTGGTGCTGCCTGGGATGGGACGCTGA
- a CDS encoding 2OG-Fe dioxygenase family protein — protein sequence MHRDGLNFVFMMMVNRVNVVNGEISICDRHKRPLSRYTLSEAMEVAIVNDEQTLHGVTPIIQLDPLQPAYRDVLVITFSKR from the coding sequence GTGCACCGCGACGGTCTCAACTTCGTATTCATGATGATGGTCAATCGGGTCAACGTGGTTAATGGCGAAATCAGCATATGCGACCGCCACAAACGCCCCTTGAGCCGGTACACCCTCTCCGAGGCGATGGAGGTGGCCATCGTCAACGATGAGCAGACTCTGCATGGGGTTACCCCGATCATCCAGCTCGACCCACTGCAACCCGCTTACCGGGATGTGCTAGTCATTACTTTCAGCAAACGCTGA
- the glmS gene encoding glutamine--fructose-6-phosphate transaminase (isomerizing), giving the protein MCGIVGAIAERNITAILLEGLKRLEYRGYDSAGVAVYTNTDGVQRRRRVGKVSELEAALASDPLVGQLGIAHTRWATHGAPTERNAHPHFSSDTVAVVHNGIIENHEVLRERLKGMGYAFASDTDTEVIAHLLHHHLKTLPDLVDALKATVKELHGAYGLAAIHQAQPDRLVAARSGSPLVIGLGLGENFLASDQLALRQVTDRFMYLEEGDIAQITREKVSIWNSDGQPVQRESVQYHEGAEAADKGEFRHFMLKEIHEQPRVVQRTLEGRLGQEQVLVQAFGPQAAELFAKVRNVQIVACGTSYHAGMVARYWLESLAGIPCQVEVASEFRYRRVVVQPDTLFVSISQSGETADTLAALRNAKELGFLGSLAICNVGISSLVRESDLTLLTQAGPEIGVASTKAFTTQLVALMLLTLSLGQVKGTLEAGVEAELVEELRRLPTRLGEALAMDGTVEKVAQLFAEKHHTLFLGRGAQFPVAMEGALKLKEISYIHAEAYPAGELKHGPLALVDKDMPVVTVAPNNELLEKLKSNLQEVRARGGELIVFADAQAEFRDGPGTHVVAMPHIVDALAPILYTIPLQLLSYYVAVLKGTDVDQPRNLAKSVTVE; this is encoded by the coding sequence ATGTGTGGAATCGTAGGCGCCATCGCCGAACGTAACATCACCGCCATCCTGCTCGAAGGCCTCAAGCGCCTGGAGTACCGTGGCTATGACAGCGCCGGCGTGGCCGTGTACACCAACACCGATGGCGTGCAGCGCCGCCGCCGCGTGGGCAAGGTCAGCGAGCTGGAAGCAGCCCTGGCGAGTGACCCGCTGGTAGGGCAGTTGGGTATCGCCCATACCCGCTGGGCCACCCATGGTGCACCCACCGAGCGCAACGCCCACCCCCACTTCTCCAGCGATACCGTGGCCGTCGTGCACAACGGCATTATCGAAAACCATGAAGTGCTGCGTGAGCGCTTGAAAGGCATGGGCTACGCCTTCGCCTCCGATACCGATACCGAAGTCATCGCCCACTTGCTGCACCACCACCTTAAGACCCTGCCCGACCTGGTCGATGCGCTCAAGGCAACCGTCAAGGAACTGCATGGCGCGTATGGCCTGGCGGCCATTCATCAAGCGCAGCCCGACCGCCTGGTGGCCGCCCGCAGTGGCAGCCCGCTGGTAATCGGCCTGGGCCTGGGTGAGAACTTCCTGGCCTCCGACCAGTTGGCCCTGCGCCAGGTCACTGACCGCTTCATGTACCTTGAAGAGGGCGATATCGCGCAGATCACCCGGGAAAAGGTGAGCATCTGGAACAGCGACGGCCAGCCGGTGCAGCGCGAGAGCGTGCAATACCACGAAGGTGCCGAAGCGGCGGACAAGGGTGAATTCCGTCACTTCATGCTCAAGGAGATTCACGAGCAGCCACGGGTGGTGCAACGCACTCTGGAAGGCCGCCTGGGCCAGGAGCAAGTGCTGGTACAGGCTTTCGGCCCTCAGGCCGCCGAATTGTTCGCCAAGGTGCGCAACGTGCAGATCGTCGCCTGTGGTACCAGCTACCACGCCGGGATGGTCGCCCGTTACTGGCTGGAAAGCCTGGCGGGTATTCCCTGCCAGGTGGAGGTGGCCAGCGAGTTCCGTTACCGCCGTGTCGTGGTGCAGCCTGACACCCTGTTCGTGTCCATTTCCCAGTCCGGCGAAACCGCCGATACCCTGGCCGCCCTGCGTAACGCCAAGGAGCTGGGCTTCCTCGGCAGCCTGGCCATCTGCAACGTCGGCATCAGTTCGCTGGTGCGTGAGTCGGACCTGACCCTGCTGACCCAAGCAGGCCCTGAGATCGGCGTTGCCTCCACCAAGGCGTTCACCACGCAACTGGTAGCCCTGATGTTGCTGACCCTGTCCCTGGGGCAGGTGAAGGGTACGCTGGAAGCGGGTGTCGAAGCCGAGCTGGTGGAAGAACTCCGCCGCCTGCCCACTCGCCTGGGTGAAGCCCTGGCCATGGATGGCACGGTGGAAAAGGTTGCCCAGCTATTTGCCGAAAAACACCACACGCTGTTCCTTGGCCGCGGTGCCCAGTTCCCGGTAGCGATGGAAGGCGCGCTGAAGCTCAAGGAGATTTCCTACATCCACGCCGAAGCGTATCCGGCAGGTGAGCTCAAGCACGGCCCGCTGGCGCTGGTCGACAAGGACATGCCGGTAGTGACCGTGGCGCCGAACAACGAGCTGCTGGAGAAGCTCAAGTCCAACCTGCAGGAAGTGCGCGCCCGCGGCGGCGAGTTGATCGTCTTCGCCGACGCCCAGGCCGAGTTCCGCGATGGCCCGGGAACCCATGTGGTGGCGATGCCGCACATCGTCGATGCGTTGGCACCGATCCTGTACACGATTCCGTTGCAGTTGCTGTCGTACTACGTCGCGGTGCTGAAAGGTACGGACGTTGATCAGCCGCGCAATCTGGCGAAGTCGGTGACTGTGGAATAA
- a CDS encoding DeoR/GlpR family DNA-binding transcription regulator — protein MSKRNTPQRRHNILALLNEQGEVSVDALARRFETSEVTIRKDLAALESNGLLLRRYGGAIPVPQEMIAEQARSVSIHKQAIARAAVGKIREHARIIIDSGSTTAAMIPELAHQPGLVVMTNSLHVANALSELEHEPVLLMTGGTWDPHSESFQGQVAEQVLRSYDFDQLFIGADGIDLARGTTTFNELLGLSRVMAEVAREVIVMVESDKVGRKIPNLELPWSSVHTLITDDRLPQTARDQIQARGINLICAAAS, from the coding sequence ATGTCGAAACGCAACACTCCCCAGCGCCGTCACAACATTCTTGCCCTGCTCAATGAACAGGGCGAGGTGAGTGTCGACGCGCTGGCTCGTCGCTTCGAAACTTCCGAAGTCACCATTCGCAAGGATTTGGCTGCCTTGGAAAGCAATGGGCTGTTGTTGCGTCGTTACGGCGGCGCGATCCCCGTGCCTCAGGAAATGATCGCCGAGCAGGCGCGAAGCGTTTCTATCCACAAGCAGGCCATTGCGCGCGCGGCCGTGGGAAAGATTCGCGAGCACGCCCGCATCATCATCGACAGCGGCAGCACCACCGCCGCGATGATCCCCGAACTGGCTCATCAGCCCGGGTTGGTGGTAATGACCAATTCGTTGCATGTGGCCAACGCCCTCAGTGAGTTGGAGCACGAGCCCGTGCTGTTGATGACCGGCGGCACCTGGGACCCGCATTCCGAGTCCTTTCAGGGCCAGGTCGCCGAACAGGTGCTGCGTTCGTACGACTTCGATCAGCTGTTCATCGGTGCCGATGGCATCGACCTGGCGCGAGGCACCACCACCTTCAATGAACTGCTCGGCTTGAGCCGGGTAATGGCAGAAGTGGCCCGCGAAGTGATCGTGATGGTCGAGTCCGACAAGGTAGGCCGCAAGATTCCCAACCTGGAACTGCCCTGGAGCAGTGTACACACCCTCATTACCGATGATCGCCTGCCGCAGACGGCACGCGACCAGATTCAGGCCCGCGGTATCAACCTTATCTGCGCCGCCGCCAGCTAG
- the glmU gene encoding bifunctional UDP-N-acetylglucosamine diphosphorylase/glucosamine-1-phosphate N-acetyltransferase GlmU produces MSLDIVILAAGQGTRMRSAIPKVLHPVAGNSMLGHVIHSARQLAPNGIHVVIGHGADLVRERLAAPDLNFVLQDQQLGTGHAVAQALPALTAETVLILYGDVPLIEVDTLKRLLALVTPEQLGLLTVNLADPTGYGRIVRDGAGNVSAIVEHKDASQAQRAINEGNTGILAVPGKRLAEWLGRLSNHNAQGEYYLTDVIAMAVSDGLVVATEQPLDAMEVQGANDRRQLAELERHYQLREGRRLMAQGVTLRDPARFDVRGEVTVGRDVLIDVNVILEGKVVIEDDVVIGPNCYIKDSTLRQGVVLKANTHLDGAVMGEGSDAGPFARLRPGTVMDARAHVGNFVELKNTHMHEDAKAGHLAYLGDADIGARTNIGAGTITCNYDGANKWRTVMGEDVFIGSNNSLVAPVDIQAGATTAAGSTITQEVPAGQLAVGRARQRNIDGWKRPEKIRKS; encoded by the coding sequence ATGTCCCTCGATATCGTCATTCTTGCTGCAGGCCAGGGCACGCGCATGCGCTCGGCCATTCCCAAGGTTCTGCACCCGGTAGCGGGCAACTCCATGCTCGGCCATGTTATCCACAGCGCCCGGCAACTGGCGCCCAACGGTATTCATGTAGTGATCGGCCACGGTGCCGATCTGGTGCGCGAACGCCTGGCCGCCCCCGACCTCAATTTCGTCCTGCAGGACCAGCAATTGGGCACCGGCCACGCCGTGGCCCAGGCGCTGCCTGCCCTGACGGCTGAAACCGTGTTGATCCTCTACGGCGACGTGCCGCTGATCGAGGTCGACACCCTCAAGCGTCTGCTTGCACTGGTTACCCCAGAGCAACTGGGCCTGCTGACCGTCAATCTGGCCGACCCTACCGGCTATGGGCGCATCGTTCGCGATGGGGCGGGGAATGTCAGTGCCATCGTTGAGCACAAGGATGCCAGCCAAGCGCAGCGCGCCATCAACGAAGGCAACACCGGCATTCTCGCCGTACCGGGCAAGCGCCTGGCCGAATGGCTGGGGCGCCTGTCCAACCACAACGCCCAGGGCGAGTACTACCTGACCGACGTCATCGCCATGGCGGTCAGCGATGGCCTGGTGGTTGCCACCGAACAGCCTCTCGATGCCATGGAAGTGCAGGGTGCCAATGACCGTCGGCAACTGGCCGAGCTGGAGCGCCACTATCAATTGCGCGAAGGCCGCCGCCTGATGGCCCAGGGTGTCACCCTGCGCGACCCGGCACGCTTCGACGTACGCGGTGAGGTCACTGTCGGTCGTGACGTGCTGATCGACGTCAACGTGATCCTGGAAGGCAAGGTAGTGATCGAGGACGACGTGGTCATCGGCCCGAACTGTTACATCAAGGACAGCACCTTGCGCCAAGGCGTGGTGCTGAAGGCCAACACCCACCTGGACGGCGCGGTAATGGGCGAGGGCAGCGATGCGGGTCCGTTCGCGCGCTTGCGCCCGGGTACTGTGATGGACGCGCGTGCCCATGTGGGTAACTTCGTGGAACTGAAAAATACCCACATGCACGAAGACGCCAAGGCGGGCCACCTGGCCTATCTGGGCGACGCCGACATTGGTGCACGCACCAACATCGGCGCCGGCACCATCACCTGCAACTACGATGGCGCCAACAAGTGGCGCACGGTGATGGGTGAGGACGTGTTCATCGGCTCCAACAACTCGTTGGTGGCGCCTGTGGATATCCAGGCCGGGGCCACGACTGCCGCAGGCTCGACCATTACTCAGGAAGTGCCCGCAGGCCAGCTGGCTGTGGGCCGTGCCCGCCAGCGCAACATCGACGGCTGGAAGCGCCCTGAGAAAATCAGGAAGTCTTGA
- a CDS encoding F0F1 ATP synthase subunit epsilon codes for MAMTVHCDIVSAEGEIFSGLVEMVIAHGELGDLGVALGHAPLLTNLKPGPIRLIKQGGEEEVFYISGGFLEVQPNMVKVLADTVQRAADLDEASAQEAVKAAEKALNEQGADFDYGAAAARLAEAAAQLRTVQQIRKKFGK; via the coding sequence ATGGCTATGACAGTCCATTGCGATATCGTCAGCGCGGAAGGGGAAATCTTCTCCGGCCTGGTCGAGATGGTGATTGCACACGGTGAACTGGGTGACCTGGGCGTTGCCCTGGGCCACGCACCGTTGCTCACTAATCTGAAGCCAGGTCCGATCCGCTTGATCAAGCAGGGTGGGGAAGAGGAGGTGTTCTACATCTCCGGTGGTTTCCTCGAGGTTCAGCCGAACATGGTCAAGGTTCTTGCCGACACCGTGCAGCGTGCTGCCGACCTGGACGAAGCCTCCGCTCAGGAAGCCGTCAAGGCTGCTGAGAAGGCCCTGAACGAGCAAGGCGCCGACTTCGACTACGGCGCTGCTGCCGCACGTCTGGCCGAGGCCGCAGCCCAGCTGCGCACCGTTCAGCAGATCCGCAAGAAGTTCGGCAAATAA
- the atpD gene encoding F0F1 ATP synthase subunit beta, giving the protein MSSGRIVQIIGAVIDVEFPRDSVPSIYNALSVQGAPTTLEVQQQLGDGVVRTIAMGSTEGLKRGLDVVDSGAPISVPVGKATLGRIMDVLGNPIDEAGPIGEEERRGIHQPAPSFAEQAGGNDLLETGIKVIDLVCPFAKGGKVGLFGGAGVGKTVNMMELIRNIAMEHSGYSVFAGVGERTREGNDFYHEMKDSNVLDKVALVYGQMNEPPGNRLRVALTGLTMAEKFRDEGNDVLLFVDNIYRYTLAGTEVSALLGRMPSAVGYQPTLAEEMGTLQERITSTKSGSITSVQAVYVPADDLTDPSPATTFAHLDATVVLSRDIASLGIYPAVDPLDSTSRQLDPLVIGQDHYDTARGVQYVLQRYKELKDIIAILGMDELSESDKQLVTRARKIQRFLSQPFFVAEVFTGAPGKYVSLKDTIAGFKGILNGDYDHLPEQAFYMVGGIEEAIEKAKKL; this is encoded by the coding sequence ATGAGTAGCGGACGTATCGTTCAAATCATCGGCGCCGTCATCGACGTGGAATTCCCACGTGACAGCGTACCGAGCATCTACAACGCGCTGAGTGTTCAAGGCGCGCCAACCACTCTGGAAGTTCAGCAGCAGCTGGGCGACGGCGTGGTTCGTACCATTGCAATGGGTTCCACCGAAGGCCTGAAACGCGGCCTGGACGTGGTCGACTCCGGCGCTCCTATCTCGGTACCGGTCGGTAAAGCGACCCTGGGCCGTATCATGGACGTGCTGGGCAACCCAATCGACGAAGCCGGCCCGATCGGTGAAGAAGAGCGCCGTGGTATCCACCAGCCGGCTCCTTCGTTCGCTGAACAAGCGGGCGGCAACGACCTGCTGGAAACCGGCATCAAGGTTATCGACCTGGTCTGCCCGTTCGCCAAAGGCGGTAAAGTCGGTCTGTTCGGTGGTGCCGGTGTAGGCAAGACCGTAAACATGATGGAACTGATCCGTAACATCGCGATGGAACACAGCGGTTACTCCGTGTTCGCCGGTGTGGGTGAGCGTACTCGTGAAGGTAACGACTTCTATCACGAGATGAAGGACTCCAACGTTCTGGACAAAGTTGCCCTGGTCTACGGTCAAATGAACGAGCCACCAGGCAACCGTCTGCGCGTAGCGCTGACCGGCCTGACCATGGCTGAGAAGTTCCGTGACGAAGGTAACGACGTTCTGCTGTTCGTCGACAACATCTACCGTTACACCCTGGCCGGTACCGAAGTGTCGGCACTGCTGGGCCGTATGCCGTCGGCCGTGGGTTACCAGCCGACCCTGGCTGAAGAGATGGGTACTCTGCAAGAGCGCATCACTTCGACCAAGTCCGGTTCGATCACCTCGGTACAAGCCGTATACGTACCTGCGGACGACCTGACCGACCCGTCGCCAGCCACCACGTTCGCCCACTTGGACGCCACCGTCGTACTGTCCCGTGACATCGCCTCCCTGGGTATCTACCCAGCGGTCGATCCACTGGACTCGACTTCGCGCCAGCTGGACCCACTGGTCATTGGCCAGGATCACTACGACACCGCTCGTGGCGTTCAGTACGTGCTGCAGCGTTACAAAGAGCTGAAAGACATCATCGCGATCCTGGGTATGGACGAGCTGTCGGAATCCGACAAGCAGTTGGTAACCCGCGCTCGTAAGATTCAGCGCTTCCTGTCGCAGCCGTTCTTCGTGGCTGAAGTCTTCACCGGTGCCCCAGGTAAATACGTTTCCCTGAAAGACACCATTGCTGGCTTCAAAGGCATCCTCAACGGTGACTACGACCACCTGCCAGAACAAGCGTTCTACATGGTCGGCGGCATCGAAGAAGCGATCGAGAAAGCCAAGAAACTGTAA
- the atpG gene encoding F0F1 ATP synthase subunit gamma: MAGAKEIRSKIASIKSTQKITSAMEKVAVSKMRKAQMRMAASRPYAEHIRQVIGHLANANPEYRHPFMIDREVKRVGYVVVSSDRGLCGGLNTNLFKALVKDMAVNRERGVEIDLCVVGAKGAAFFRNFGGNVVAAISHLGEEPSINDLIGSVKVMLDAYLDGRIDRLSVVSNKFVNTMTQKPTVEQLVPLVATPDQELKHHWDYLYEPDAKELLDGLMVRYVESQVYQAVVENNAAEQAARMIAMKNATDNAGDLISELQLVYNKARQAAITQEISEIVGGAAAV; the protein is encoded by the coding sequence ATGGCAGGCGCAAAAGAGATTCGCAGTAAGATTGCGAGCATCAAAAGCACGCAAAAAATTACCAGCGCCATGGAAAAAGTGGCGGTCAGCAAAATGCGCAAGGCTCAAATGCGCATGGCAGCCAGCCGTCCCTACGCGGAGCATATCCGCCAGGTGATTGGACATCTGGCCAACGCCAACCCGGAATACCGCCACCCGTTCATGATCGACCGCGAAGTAAAGCGCGTCGGTTACGTCGTGGTGAGCAGTGACCGTGGTCTGTGCGGCGGCTTGAATACCAACCTGTTCAAGGCCCTGGTCAAGGACATGGCGGTAAACCGCGAGCGCGGCGTCGAGATCGATCTGTGCGTGGTCGGCGCCAAGGGTGCGGCATTCTTCCGCAACTTCGGCGGCAACGTCGTTGCAGCGATCAGCCACCTGGGCGAAGAGCCATCGATCAATGATCTGATCGGCAGCGTCAAGGTGATGCTGGATGCCTACCTGGATGGCCGTATTGATCGCCTGTCCGTGGTGTCCAACAAGTTCGTGAATACCATGACGCAAAAGCCAACGGTCGAGCAATTGGTTCCGTTGGTCGCAACCCCGGATCAAGAACTCAAGCACCACTGGGACTACCTCTACGAACCCGACGCCAAGGAGCTGCTGGACGGCCTGATGGTTCGGTACGTGGAGTCGCAGGTCTACCAGGCGGTGGTCGAGAACAACGCGGCCGAGCAGGCTGCGCGGATGATCGCGATGAAAAACGCCACCGACAACGCCGGCGACCTGATCAGCGAATTGCAGCTGGTCTACAACAAGGCGCGTCAGGCTGCGATCACCCAAGAGATCTCGGAAATCGTCGGCGGCGCTGCCGCGGTTTAA